In the Epinephelus lanceolatus isolate andai-2023 chromosome 6, ASM4190304v1, whole genome shotgun sequence genome, one interval contains:
- the klhl30 gene encoding kelch-like protein 30, translated as MVRNVDDLDFCLSSHPQSILEGLRSLCSHPKLVDVTLSAGGRDFPCHRGVLALCSAYFRSMFSGDFVESIAARVELRDVDPDILSCLLDFAYTGKLTINQSNVEGLICTSSQLQFQTVRAVCSRYLQHQIDATNCLGILEFGAIHGCPEVMAKAWAFLLENFEAVQQGEEFLLLGKERLVACLSDEGLQIRTECTRVEAILKWVRHHKESRLCHLPEILTLSRLHLLSLDYLADTLLKDSLVQASPSCRETVDKIHREKLDLAPEQTDRLNSQSPQPNLQEVLLVMGGRSLDDSDDEDDSDEEDRDPRLQRLLPRNFAFYNTKTKQWHELPNFPNPNKWGYAMVSLNNDVYVTGGSRGSNTNTWSTTETWKYITREGRWVTVAPMLRPRTNHTSATLNGEIYVIGGTTSDRVEVEHYDPYTDTWALTCPALKYVTNFTATACHGRLYVIGSCAVKYNALTMQCYNPVIDSWISICSPFIPKYLSSPRSVCVDGIIYLVADNTKKVYSYDPEANMWQKVQLLHMLHENGGLVSLDGKLYVTGGHWKGMEGDYGVEVEVYNRAANTWEVESFLPRLWFYSGVCTIFLDPSQWPEVFPMESA; from the exons ATGGTGCGCAATGTGGATGACCTGGACTTCTGCCTGTCCTCCCACCCTCAGAGCATCCTGGAGGGCCTGCGCTCCCTCTGCTCTCACCCCAAACTGGTGGATGTAACATTAAGCGCGGGTGGCCGGGACTTCCCCTGTCACCGCGGCGTGTTGGCCCTCTGCAGCGCGTACTTCCGCTCCATGTTCTCAGGGGACTTTGTGGAGAGCATAGCTGCACGTGTGGAGCTTCGTGACGTTGATCCTGATATACTCAGCTGCTTGCTGGACTTTGCATACACAGGCAAACTGACCATCAACCAGAGCAATGTGGAGGGGCTGATCTGCACCTCCAGCCAGCTGCAGTTCCAGACGGTGAGAGCCGTGTGCAGCCGATACCTTCAGCACCAGATCGATGCGACCAACTGCCTGGGAATACTGGAGTTTGGGGCGATCCATGGGTGCCCTGAGGTGATGGCCAAAGCGTGGGCCTTCCTCTTGGAGAACTTTGAGGCTGTGCAGCAAGGTGAGGAGTTCCTACTGCTGGGAAAGGAGAGATTGGTCGCCTGCCTGTCTGACGAAGGACTACAAATCCGGACAGAGTGCACCCGCGTAGAGGCCATCCTGAAATGGGTCAGGCACCACAAGGAGTCTCGGCTCTGCCACCTCCCTGAAATCCTCACCTTATCCCGTCTCCATCTACTCAGCCTGGACTACCTGGCTGACACCCTGCTGAAGGACAGCCTGGTGCAGGCCTCTCCCAGCTGCAGAGAGACTGTGGACAAAATACACAGAGAG AAGCTGGATTTGGCGCCAGAACAGACGGACAGACTCAACTCTCAGAGTCCACAACCAAACCTGCAAGAGGTGCTGCTGGTGATGGGAGGACGTTCACTGGATGACTCAGATGATGAAGACGATTCCGATGAAGAAGACAGAGACCCACGACTGCAACGACTGCTGCCCAGGAACTTTGCCTTCTACAACACAAAGACAA AACAATGGCATGAGCTCCCTAACTTCCCCAACCCTAACAAGTGGGGTTACGCCATGGTCTCTTTGAACAATGATGTATACGTCACAG GGGGCTCGCGAGGTTCGAATACCAACACCTGGTCGACCACAGAGACCTGGAAGTACATCACAAGAGAGGGGAGGTGGGTTACCGTGGCACCCATGCTCCGGCCTCGGACTAACCACACGTCAGCAACTCTCAACGGGGAGATTTACGTCATTGGag GCACAACGTCAGATCGTGTTGAAGTCGAGCATTACGACCCTTACACCGACACCTGGGCACTGACGTGCCCGGCCTTGAAATACGTGACTAACTTCACTGCTACGGCGTGTCACGGGAGGCTCTATGTGATTGGCTCGTGTGCTGTCAAGTACAATGCACTGACTATGCAGTGTTACAATCCTGTTATAG acAGCTGGATCAGTATATGTTCGCCCTTCATCCCTAAGTATTTGTCCTCTCCTCGTTCCGTCTGTGTGGATGGCATCATATATCTGGTTGCCGACAACACTAAGAAAGTCTACTCTTATGATCCAGAGGCAAACATGTGGCAGAAG GTCCAGCTTCTCCACATGCTTCACGAGAATGGCGGCCTGGTGTCGCTGGATGGGAAGCTGTATGTCACCGGAGGCCATTGGAAAGGGATGGAGGGGGACTAcggggtggaggtggaggtttACAACCGAGCCGCCAACACCTGGGAGGTGGAGAGCTTCCTGCCAAGACTTTGGTTCTACAGCGGAGTCTGCACCATCTTCCTCGACCCATCCCAGTGGCCTGAGGTTTTCCCCATGGAGTCAGCATAA